A region from the Bacillota bacterium genome encodes:
- a CDS encoding TIGR00282 family metallophosphoesterase produces MMLRILFIGDIVGKPGRRACQTLLPEIVQRLRADAVIANGENAAGGFGLTADTSKEILGCGVHVITTGNHVWNKREFYQVLAASERVLRPANYPPGAPGRGAAVFQVAGGVRLCVVNLAGRVFMAPVDCPFRTVDRILEELSPSCDLFVVDFHAEATSEKVALGWYLDGRVASVVGTHTHVQTADERILPGGTAYITDLGMTGPVDSVIGVRTDIIVQRFLSGLPAKFETASGRAQVSGALVTVDTGTGKAKDIERVLVAENE; encoded by the coding sequence ATGATGCTGCGAATTCTCTTCATCGGCGATATCGTGGGAAAGCCGGGACGAAGGGCGTGCCAGACCCTGCTCCCGGAGATTGTCCAGCGGCTGCGGGCGGACGCGGTGATCGCCAACGGAGAGAATGCGGCCGGGGGATTCGGCCTGACGGCCGACACGTCAAAGGAGATTCTAGGCTGCGGCGTTCACGTCATCACCACCGGCAACCATGTGTGGAACAAGAGAGAATTCTATCAGGTCCTGGCCGCGAGCGAGCGCGTGCTTCGACCGGCCAACTATCCCCCAGGTGCCCCGGGGAGGGGCGCGGCGGTATTTCAGGTCGCCGGGGGAGTGCGCCTGTGTGTCGTGAATCTTGCTGGCCGGGTCTTCATGGCGCCCGTGGACTGTCCGTTCCGGACGGTTGACAGAATTCTGGAGGAGCTGTCACCAAGCTGCGACCTCTTCGTCGTGGACTTCCACGCCGAGGCAACCTCCGAAAAGGTCGCGCTGGGCTGGTATCTTGACGGCCGTGTCGCGAGCGTAGTCGGCACCCACACACACGTCCAGACAGCCGACGAAAGGATCCTGCCAGGCGGAACCGCGTACATCACGGATCTCGGCATGACGGGGCCCGTTGACTCGGTCATCGGAGTGCGAACGGACATAATCGTCCAGCGGTTTCTGTCCGGGCTGCCCGCGAAGTTCGAAACAGCGTCTGGTCGGGCGCAGGTTTCCGGGGCTCTTGTGACTGTTGACACGGGGACAGGGAAGGCAAAGGATATCGAACGAGTGCTCGTAGCGGAAAACGAATAG
- a CDS encoding stage V sporulation protein S, with product MEVLKVSSKSNPNSVAGALAGVLRERGFAEVQAIGAAALNQAVKAVAIARGFVAPSGMDLVMIPAFADVEIDGEERTAIKLIVQPR from the coding sequence ATGGAGGTTCTCAAGGTGTCCTCAAAGTCGAATCCTAATTCGGTTGCGGGTGCCCTGGCAGGCGTGCTGAGAGAGCGCGGTTTCGCCGAAGTTCAGGCAATAGGGGCAGCGGCGCTCAACCAAGCGGTGAAGGCCGTCGCCATAGCGAGGGGCTTCGTGGCGCCGAGCGGCATGGACCTCGTCATGATACCCGCTTTCGCCGATGTCGAGATCGACGGAGAGGAGCGCACCGCGATTAAGCTTATAGTACAGCCCAGGTAA
- a CDS encoding GNAT family N-acetyltransferase, translating into MIEGAKTVLRPLGEKDLEIVCGWDSDYYVAAVPGPRDDRHLDERRDYEKILRSRTAKVFAIETRDGSLIGEIGLVEISWRKREAELVVRIGDHRYRGKGFGQDAIRCMLEHAFAHTKLDRVYLRVFSENVPAVRCFLKCGFRKQWATTRRLEAGGPARKVILMTVERDDFLRSIRSRAAS; encoded by the coding sequence GTGATCGAGGGAGCTAAGACGGTGCTTCGCCCGCTGGGCGAGAAGGACCTTGAGATTGTCTGCGGATGGGACTCGGACTACTATGTTGCAGCAGTACCTGGACCGAGAGACGACCGGCACCTCGATGAACGAAGGGATTACGAGAAGATCCTCCGATCCCGGACGGCAAAGGTGTTCGCCATCGAGACCCGCGACGGCTCGCTCATTGGCGAAATAGGACTAGTGGAGATAAGCTGGCGCAAGCGCGAGGCTGAGCTCGTCGTGAGAATCGGTGACCACCGATACAGAGGCAAGGGTTTCGGACAAGATGCAATCAGGTGCATGCTTGAGCATGCCTTTGCCCACACCAAGCTGGACCGGGTCTATCTGAGAGTGTTCAGCGAGAACGTCCCTGCCGTCAGGTGTTTTCTGAAGTGCGGCTTCCGGAAGCAGTGGGCGACGACCAGGAGACTCGAGGCGGGGGGGCCCGCGCGGAAGGTCATCCTGATGACCGTTGAGCGAGACGACTTCTTGCGAAGCATCCGGAGCCGAGCGGCGTCGTAG